A part of Streptomyces sp. NBC_01235 genomic DNA contains:
- a CDS encoding response regulator transcription factor, with amino-acid sequence MRQTILVVEDDHALRDVLMRGLRDEDFDTVPAPDGATALRLATPEISAAVLDIGLPDADGRDVCQAMRANGFFSPVIFLTAHHRLTDRLSGFSAGGDDYLPKPFHLAELAARLRAALKRAAPSPASTAGDLVLDAVRHVVSVRGTRVDLTPTEFRLLAALMAASGAIVRRRDLVRAGWPEGAQVHENTLDQYLTRLRRKLREAGSDRTIGTARGIGHRLS; translated from the coding sequence ATGCGCCAGACGATCCTGGTCGTCGAGGACGATCACGCCCTGCGTGACGTGCTGATGCGCGGGCTGCGCGACGAGGACTTCGACACCGTGCCTGCGCCGGACGGCGCCACCGCCCTGCGGCTGGCCACCCCCGAGATCTCCGCCGCCGTGCTCGACATCGGGCTGCCCGACGCCGACGGGCGGGACGTGTGCCAGGCGATGCGCGCGAACGGATTCTTCTCCCCCGTCATCTTCCTGACCGCCCACCACCGGCTGACCGACCGGCTGTCCGGGTTCTCGGCCGGCGGCGACGACTACCTGCCCAAGCCGTTCCATCTCGCCGAACTCGCCGCCCGCCTGCGGGCAGCCCTGAAACGGGCCGCGCCGTCGCCTGCTTCCACAGCGGGAGACCTGGTCCTGGACGCCGTCCGGCACGTGGTCAGCGTCCGAGGCACCCGAGTCGATCTGACGCCGACCGAGTTCCGCCTCCTGGCCGCGCTCATGGCGGCTTCCGGCGCCATCGTGCGCCGCCGCGACCTGGTCCGGGCAGGCTGGCCCGAGGGCGCCCAAGTCCACGAGAACACCCTCGACCAGTACCTGACCCGACTGCGCCGCAAGCTGCGCGAGGCGGGCAGCGACCGGACGATCGGCACGGCCCGCGGGATCGGCCACCGTCTGTCATGA